A window of the Burkholderia sp. 9120 genome harbors these coding sequences:
- a CDS encoding (2Fe-2S)-binding protein: MIEIVVNDTRHSLDNVPEDMPLLWVLRDRLRLTGTKFGCGGGFCGACTVHLEGEAVRSCLLPAVAVAGKNITTIEGLSKDGRHPLQLAWVAEDVPQCGYCQSGQLMQAAAFLKDKPTVNDETISTAMSGNICRCGTYSRIRKAIKRAASGDPALAEVVMPACAAACAAHAAAEEA, translated from the coding sequence ATGATCGAGATCGTGGTCAACGACACGCGGCACTCGCTCGACAATGTACCGGAAGACATGCCCCTGTTGTGGGTGTTGCGCGACCGGCTCAGGTTGACCGGCACGAAGTTCGGCTGTGGCGGGGGTTTTTGCGGCGCGTGTACGGTGCATCTGGAAGGTGAGGCGGTGCGCTCGTGTTTGCTGCCGGCGGTGGCGGTGGCCGGCAAGAACATTACGACGATAGAGGGGTTGTCGAAGGACGGCCGGCATCCGCTGCAACTGGCCTGGGTCGCCGAGGATGTGCCGCAGTGCGGCTACTGTCAGTCCGGCCAGTTGATGCAGGCGGCCGCGTTTCTCAAGGATAAGCCGACCGTCAACGATGAAACCATCTCGACGGCGATGTCGGGGAACATCTGTCGCTGCGGTACGTACTCGCGGATTCGCAAGGCGATCAAGCGAGCGGCGTCGGGCGATCCGGCACTGGCCGAGGTGGTGATGCCTGCATGCGCGGCGGCGTGCGCGGCTCACGCTGCGGCTGAGGAGGCTTGA
- a CDS encoding LysR substrate-binding domain-containing protein, with translation MLKRYPSLQSMQAFLQAARVGSFSSAARQLSLTHSAISQQIRTLEEFVGQPLFVRESGRVVLTDAGVLFANQLADGFEQIDRALSSVKERTVKQSITLDVDPELAQSWLVARLPALLGTLSGTSLTVLSTPRHERSAFERVDIALRYGYGEWDGFENALICTDRLTAVGSPALLPACSLDTPLTPEQLLELPLLGYTKRSWIPWLAAAGMPAVEPDAVAVFDNAAGLIAAASAGVGAGLARGLLAADAIRNGTLIELTQVEIPTHYNLYAVWPRDKAERVAPLIDAIRELVAQTVSSR, from the coding sequence ATGTTGAAGCGCTACCCGTCCCTTCAGTCGATGCAGGCGTTCCTGCAGGCCGCCCGCGTCGGCAGTTTTTCGAGCGCGGCGCGGCAGTTGTCGCTCACGCACAGCGCGATCAGCCAGCAGATCCGCACGCTCGAAGAGTTCGTGGGCCAGCCGCTGTTCGTGCGCGAAAGCGGCCGCGTGGTGTTGACCGACGCGGGTGTGCTGTTCGCGAACCAGCTGGCGGATGGCTTCGAGCAGATCGACCGGGCGTTGTCGTCGGTCAAGGAGCGCACGGTCAAGCAGTCGATCACACTCGACGTCGACCCCGAACTCGCGCAAAGCTGGCTGGTCGCGCGTTTGCCCGCCTTGCTCGGCACGCTGAGCGGCACGTCGTTGACGGTGCTGTCCACACCGCGTCACGAACGCAGCGCATTCGAGCGCGTGGATATCGCGCTGCGGTACGGGTATGGAGAATGGGACGGTTTCGAAAACGCGCTGATCTGCACCGACCGGTTGACGGCGGTCGGCTCGCCTGCGTTGCTGCCGGCGTGCAGCCTCGACACGCCGCTCACGCCCGAGCAATTGCTGGAGTTGCCGTTGCTCGGCTACACGAAACGCTCATGGATTCCCTGGCTCGCCGCGGCCGGCATGCCCGCTGTCGAGCCGGATGCGGTCGCCGTCTTCGATAACGCCGCCGGTTTGATCGCGGCGGCCAGCGCCGGTGTGGGCGCGGGTCTCGCGCGCGGCCTGCTCGCCGCCGACGCGATCCGCAACGGCACGCTGATCGAACTCACGCAGGTGGAAATTCCGACGCACTACAACCTGTACGCCGTCTGGCCACGCGACAAAGCAGAGCGGGTCGCGCCGTTGATCGACGCGATACGCGAACTGGTCGCGCAAACGGTCAGCTCACGCTAG
- a CDS encoding LysR substrate-binding domain-containing protein gives MDIRLLRYFAVLADELHFGRAAARLHISQPPLSQQIRILEEEMGTALFTRSQHRVELTDAGKTLKEQVPLIFAQFERAIDLTRCAGRGEVGSLEIGIISSAMVEPIPRALRVFAEKHPQVQWTLHEMTPAAQILALKERRLDVCFFRVSHEDAEIRSEVVMRETAVVALPLGHRLAARDELALRELEAERFVSFGLRQSQLARFLQDCCVEAGFTPQIEQEVVEVHTLLCLVREGLGVALLPSSTRQLSTGGVVFVPVAAPRPEVSLHARYRAEAPSPVLALFLETVREVAASVS, from the coding sequence ATGGACATCCGGCTGTTGCGTTACTTCGCGGTGCTTGCCGACGAACTGCATTTCGGCCGGGCAGCCGCACGCCTGCACATTTCGCAGCCACCTCTCAGTCAGCAGATTCGCATCCTCGAAGAGGAGATGGGCACCGCGTTATTTACGCGTTCGCAGCACCGTGTTGAACTCACCGATGCAGGGAAAACACTTAAGGAGCAGGTGCCGTTGATCTTCGCGCAGTTCGAACGCGCGATCGATCTGACGCGTTGCGCGGGGCGTGGCGAAGTGGGCAGTCTCGAGATCGGCATCATCAGTTCAGCGATGGTCGAACCGATTCCGCGCGCGCTGCGGGTTTTCGCGGAGAAGCATCCGCAAGTGCAATGGACGTTGCACGAGATGACGCCGGCCGCGCAGATTCTCGCGCTGAAGGAGCGGCGTCTCGATGTGTGTTTCTTCCGCGTCTCGCATGAGGACGCGGAGATTCGCAGCGAGGTGGTGATGCGCGAGACGGCCGTGGTGGCATTGCCATTGGGGCATCGGCTCGCCGCGCGTGACGAACTGGCGTTGCGCGAGTTGGAGGCGGAGCGCTTCGTGTCGTTCGGGTTGCGGCAGTCGCAGCTTGCGCGCTTCTTACAGGACTGCTGCGTCGAAGCAGGGTTTACGCCGCAAATCGAACAGGAGGTGGTCGAGGTGCATACGCTGTTGTGCCTCGTGCGCGAAGGGCTCGGCGTGGCGTTGCTGCCTTCGTCGACGCGGCAATTGTCCACTGGTGGCGTGGTGTTCGTGCCGGTGGCCGCGCCGCGTCCGGAAGTGTCGCTGCATGCGCGGTATCGCGCCGAGGCGCCGTCGCCGGTGCTGGCGTTGTTTCTTGAGACGGTGCGGGAGGTGGCGGCTAGCGTGAGCTGA
- a CDS encoding amidohydrolase family protein, whose translation MIIDTSCYPTNLVDLAWRHDGEPFSGERLIEVMDGPYFINGKPRRIDKAFIQPPQGNTIYTWTDGERSGRESIDDYMAYTVEMVQKYPDRLIGCFVYNPRCGPENGAEAIEFYAKEHGFKMVQLQANMHAYRPDRALDWLRPALRKCADLGLLVKLHTGDGPYSIPSEWYPLIREFPSVNFIMAHFGVQTGGVYCFEPYQMALDTPNVYCESSWCLQSRIVEFAKVLPTHKILYGSDTPPNEPGMWLRLLEVLCHEPPQGLNLDEDTLEDYLGNNLARMIGLEPSAPPRSVEEAQAYLKQHAGAAKQYAGQADYAGAR comes from the coding sequence ATGATCATCGACACCAGCTGTTATCCGACCAACCTGGTCGACCTCGCGTGGCGCCATGACGGCGAGCCATTTTCCGGCGAGCGTCTGATCGAGGTGATGGACGGGCCGTACTTCATCAACGGCAAACCTCGTCGCATCGACAAGGCGTTTATTCAACCGCCGCAAGGCAACACCATTTATACGTGGACCGATGGCGAACGCTCGGGCCGCGAGTCGATAGACGACTACATGGCGTACACCGTGGAAATGGTTCAGAAGTACCCGGACCGTTTGATCGGCTGCTTCGTCTACAACCCGCGTTGCGGTCCCGAGAACGGCGCGGAAGCGATCGAGTTCTACGCGAAAGAACACGGCTTCAAGATGGTGCAGTTGCAGGCCAACATGCATGCGTACCGCCCCGACCGCGCGCTCGACTGGCTGCGCCCCGCGCTGCGTAAGTGCGCGGATCTCGGCCTGCTGGTGAAGCTGCACACCGGCGACGGTCCGTACAGCATTCCGAGCGAGTGGTATCCGCTGATTCGCGAATTCCCGTCGGTGAATTTCATCATGGCGCACTTCGGCGTGCAGACGGGCGGCGTGTATTGCTTCGAGCCGTATCAGATGGCGCTCGATACGCCGAACGTGTATTGCGAATCGAGCTGGTGCCTGCAATCGCGGATCGTCGAATTCGCGAAAGTACTGCCTACGCACAAGATTCTCTACGGTTCCGACACGCCGCCGAATGAGCCGGGCATGTGGTTGCGCCTGCTCGAAGTGTTGTGTCACGAACCGCCGCAAGGCCTCAACCTCGACGAAGACACGCTTGAGGATTACCTCGGCAACAACCTCGCCCGCATGATCGGACTTGAACCGAGCGCGCCGCCGCGAAGCGTCGAGGAAGCGCAAGCCTATCTGAAACAACATGCCGGCGCCGCGAAGCAATACGCCGGCCAGGCCGACTACGCAGGAGCCCGCTGA
- a CDS encoding amidohydrolase family protein, whose protein sequence is MIIDTHLHPTNLVDEAWRHTGEPFTGERLLKMMDGPYIINGKPRRIDMGFIQPPPGNTGYRDGNRRGREGIRDYMSYIAELTQKYPDRFIGNFTYNPRWGPENGAAELEFHVKEYGFKMLKLHANMHGYRPDRALDWLRPAMKKCAELGVVVLIHTGDGPYTIPTQFYPIIREFPMVNFIIGHFGIQTGGNYSFEAFWMAMDTPNVYCESGWCYQSRIVEFARELPRNKIVFGTDSPPNEPGMWLRELEMLCGPAPQGMNLDEDGLEDYMGNNIARLVGIEPTKPPKDLAEAEKRLKATYVNDVTQPA, encoded by the coding sequence ATGATCATCGATACCCATCTGCACCCCACCAATCTCGTGGACGAAGCCTGGCGCCATACCGGCGAGCCGTTCACCGGCGAACGCCTGCTGAAGATGATGGACGGTCCTTACATCATCAACGGCAAGCCGCGCCGTATCGACATGGGTTTCATTCAGCCGCCGCCGGGCAACACCGGCTACCGCGACGGCAATCGGCGCGGCCGCGAAGGCATTCGCGACTACATGTCGTATATCGCCGAACTCACGCAGAAGTACCCCGATCGTTTTATCGGCAACTTCACGTACAACCCGCGTTGGGGTCCGGAAAACGGCGCCGCCGAACTCGAATTCCACGTGAAGGAGTACGGCTTCAAAATGCTCAAGCTGCACGCGAACATGCACGGCTACCGGCCGGATCGCGCGCTCGACTGGTTGCGTCCGGCTATGAAGAAATGCGCGGAGCTCGGCGTGGTGGTGCTGATTCATACCGGCGACGGACCGTACACGATTCCGACGCAGTTCTACCCGATCATCCGCGAATTCCCGATGGTGAATTTCATCATCGGTCACTTCGGGATTCAGACCGGCGGCAACTATTCGTTCGAAGCCTTCTGGATGGCGATGGATACGCCGAACGTGTATTGCGAATCCGGCTGGTGCTACCAGTCGCGCATCGTCGAATTCGCACGCGAGTTGCCGCGCAACAAGATCGTGTTCGGTACGGACTCGCCGCCTAATGAGCCGGGCATGTGGCTGCGCGAACTGGAAATGCTGTGCGGTCCCGCGCCGCAAGGCATGAATCTGGATGAAGACGGTCTCGAAGACTACATGGGCAACAACATCGCCCGTCTGGTCGGCATCGAACCGACCAAGCCGCCGAAGGATCTCGCCGAAGCGGAAAAACGTTTGAAAGCCACGTATGTGAACGACGTCACGCAGCCCGCTTAA
- a CDS encoding UbiD family decarboxylase produces the protein MADNLFRATQDFHRFALAYREHYPDDVLTLTQPLSADQDVTAVVAELATRGQHPMLVCDHVDGISTTLVTNFFASRTRIARLFDIDASGLFDAYQQRANAPIAPVYVSSGPVLDQVIEGDAVDLAQLPMIRHFDTDRGPYITNAVIVAEDPITGVANLSYHRSMRHARNALATSLHSRGHLWRMLQTAKARGDTLKVAMVIGAHPLFMLAAAARVPFGTDERAIAGALFGAPLELVRTPRYGIGVPASAEFVLEGTIDPDAHAEEGPFGEFTGYSSDRSTNNVLRVDTMMRRNDAWLVDVVGGPYAEHLTLARLPREAEMSEKLKARFPSVTALHYPNSGTHFHCYVALNQTRDGEARQIMLALLGWDPYLKNVVAVDSDIDITNDSQVLWAIATHFQPHQDVFIVDGLPGSPLDPSSSAAGTTSRMGIDATRGSQFDGIRAQISEHAAQRAVDILARAAGAQR, from the coding sequence ATGGCGGATAACCTCTTCCGCGCCACGCAGGATTTCCATCGCTTTGCGCTTGCGTATCGCGAGCACTATCCCGACGATGTATTGACGCTCACGCAGCCGCTTTCAGCCGATCAGGACGTGACGGCCGTCGTCGCGGAACTTGCGACACGTGGACAACATCCGATGCTGGTCTGCGACCACGTCGATGGAATTTCCACAACCCTCGTCACCAATTTCTTTGCCTCACGCACACGCATTGCGCGGCTCTTCGATATCGACGCATCCGGTTTGTTCGATGCGTATCAGCAGCGTGCCAATGCGCCGATTGCACCCGTATATGTTTCCAGTGGTCCCGTTCTCGATCAGGTCATAGAAGGCGACGCCGTCGATCTCGCGCAGTTGCCGATGATCCGTCACTTCGACACCGACCGCGGCCCGTACATCACCAACGCGGTGATCGTCGCCGAAGACCCGATCACCGGCGTCGCCAATCTCAGCTATCACCGCTCGATGCGGCACGCGCGCAATGCACTCGCCACCAGCCTGCATTCGCGTGGCCACCTCTGGCGCATGTTGCAAACCGCCAAAGCACGCGGCGACACGTTGAAGGTCGCGATGGTGATCGGCGCGCATCCGTTGTTCATGCTGGCCGCCGCCGCGCGCGTTCCGTTCGGCACGGATGAGCGCGCCATTGCAGGCGCTCTGTTCGGCGCACCGCTGGAGCTGGTGCGCACGCCGCGCTATGGCATTGGCGTGCCTGCATCGGCCGAGTTCGTGCTGGAAGGCACGATCGATCCCGACGCGCATGCCGAAGAAGGCCCGTTCGGCGAATTCACCGGCTATTCGTCGGATCGCTCGACCAACAATGTGTTGCGCGTCGACACGATGATGAGACGCAACGACGCGTGGCTCGTCGACGTAGTCGGCGGTCCCTACGCCGAGCATCTAACGCTGGCCCGCCTGCCCCGCGAAGCAGAGATGAGCGAAAAGCTGAAGGCGCGCTTTCCGTCCGTCACCGCGCTGCACTACCCGAACTCGGGCACGCACTTTCACTGCTACGTGGCACTGAATCAGACACGCGACGGCGAAGCGCGTCAGATCATGCTCGCGCTGCTCGGCTGGGACCCGTACCTGAAGAACGTCGTCGCGGTGGACAGCGATATCGACATCACCAACGACTCGCAGGTGCTGTGGGCCATCGCGACGCACTTCCAGCCGCACCAGGACGTGTTTATCGTCGACGGCTTGCCGGGCAGTCCGCTCGATCCTTCATCGTCGGCGGCGGGCACGACGTCGCGCATGGGGATCGACGCAACGCGCGGCTCGCAGTTCGACGGCATCCGCGCGCAGATCAGCGAACACGCGGCGCAACGCGCCGTAGACATCCTGGCTCGCGCCGCCGGAGCACAACGATGA
- a CDS encoding UbiX family flavin prenyltransferase: MSTRRLVVGISGASGFIYGVRLLQLLRELDIETHLTVSRSALLTMTHETDYKLADVSALASATYRCDDMAAAMSSGSFRSMGMIVAPCSMKTLAEIASGMSSTLISRAADVTLKERRPLVLLARETPYTLAHLRNMTGVTEMGAIVAPPVPAFYARPASLDQMIDHTLGRMLDLFGLEAGTVKRWREVETPAVAPAPAPKPA; this comes from the coding sequence ATGAGCACGCGGCGGCTGGTAGTCGGCATTAGCGGCGCGTCCGGGTTTATCTACGGCGTGCGTCTACTGCAATTGCTGCGTGAGCTCGATATCGAAACGCATCTGACGGTCTCACGCAGCGCGTTACTCACGATGACGCACGAAACCGACTACAAGCTCGCCGACGTGAGCGCACTCGCCAGCGCCACCTATCGTTGCGACGACATGGCCGCGGCCATGTCCAGCGGCTCATTCCGCTCGATGGGCATGATCGTCGCGCCGTGTTCGATGAAGACGCTCGCCGAAATCGCCAGCGGCATGTCATCGACACTGATTTCACGCGCCGCCGACGTCACGTTGAAGGAACGTCGACCGCTCGTGCTGCTGGCGCGCGAAACGCCGTACACGCTGGCCCATCTGCGCAACATGACTGGCGTCACCGAAATGGGCGCGATCGTCGCGCCACCCGTACCGGCGTTTTACGCGCGCCCGGCTTCGCTCGACCAGATGATCGACCACACGCTAGGCCGTATGCTGGATCTGTTCGGTCTCGAAGCGGGCACCGTCAAACGCTGGCGAGAAGTTGAAACACCCGCAGTCGCACCCGCACCCGCACCGAAACCCGCCTGA
- a CDS encoding GTP-binding protein, translated as MNHIHTTHNDIEKIPVTVLTGFLGAGKTTLLNYILREKHGRKIAVIENEFGEIGIDGGLVLESTEEIYEMTNGCVCCVGAVREDLVRIVRMLVERPDRLDHIIVETSGLADPYPVAQTFFLDDPIAKQVTLDAVVTMVDAKHIAAHLDDLVLDGSDNQAVDQIVCADRIVINKVDLVGPDDIASLTQRIRGLNATAEIVESSYAQIDLDRILGVGANEFSQILVESDGLHEDEHAHDTHQAHADHHEHEHADHQHDESVSSVGIEVDADIDLDALQTWLAELRDADAANLFRMKGILAVQGQSHRYVLQGVHNVIELRAAQVWGSEPRSCRIVFIGRDLDRAALTDRFHACLAVPVAA; from the coding sequence ATGAATCACATTCACACCACCCACAACGACATCGAGAAAATCCCCGTCACGGTGCTGACCGGCTTTCTCGGCGCCGGCAAGACCACGCTGCTCAACTACATCCTGCGCGAAAAGCACGGCCGCAAGATCGCAGTGATCGAAAACGAGTTCGGCGAGATCGGGATAGACGGTGGCCTCGTGCTCGAATCGACCGAAGAGATCTACGAAATGACCAATGGTTGCGTGTGCTGCGTCGGCGCGGTGCGCGAGGATCTGGTGCGGATCGTGCGGATGCTGGTGGAAAGGCCGGACCGGCTCGATCACATCATCGTCGAAACGAGCGGGCTTGCCGATCCGTATCCCGTGGCACAGACCTTCTTTCTCGACGATCCGATTGCGAAGCAGGTGACGTTGGACGCCGTCGTCACGATGGTCGACGCGAAGCATATCGCCGCGCATCTGGACGATCTGGTGCTGGACGGCAGCGACAACCAGGCGGTCGATCAGATCGTGTGCGCGGATCGGATCGTGATCAACAAGGTGGATCTGGTCGGCCCCGACGATATTGCGTCGCTAACGCAGCGCATTCGCGGACTCAACGCGACGGCGGAGATCGTCGAATCGAGCTACGCGCAAATCGATCTGGACAGGATTCTCGGCGTGGGCGCGAACGAGTTCTCGCAGATTCTGGTCGAGTCCGACGGTTTGCATGAAGACGAGCACGCGCACGACACGCATCAGGCGCACGCAGACCACCACGAACACGAACATGCCGACCACCAGCACGACGAAAGCGTCTCCTCGGTCGGCATCGAAGTCGACGCCGACATCGACCTCGACGCGCTGCAAACCTGGCTCGCCGAACTGCGCGACGCCGACGCCGCCAACCTGTTCCGGATGAAAGGCATTCTCGCCGTGCAAGGCCAGTCGCACCGCTATGTGCTGCAGGGCGTGCACAACGTCATCGAACTGCGCGCGGCGCAAGTGTGGGGCAGCGAACCACGCTCATGCCGCATCGTATTCATCGGCCGCGATCTCGATCGCGCCGCGCTGACCGACCGCTTCCACGCCTGTCTTGCCGTGCCGGTTGCGGCCTGA
- a CDS encoding nucleobase:cation symporter-2 family protein, translating into MNTALHPVDRILPKRQMITLGLQHMLVAYIGAIAVPLIVASALKMSPADTTVLISTALFCSGISTILQTVGFWKFGVRLPILQGVAFSSVGPVIAIGTSPGVGFAGVCGAVIGAGLFTMFAAPLVGRLRRFFPPVVTGCIVTVIGLQLFPVAYQWAGGGEAAQQQFGALPFLSVTLFVAIVILGINRFAGPFLRNLSVLIGLIAGGILACSLGMGNFASVGAAPWFTMPLPFHFGTPVFSLVPVLTMIVVMVVQMVESMGLFVAIGDIVDKEVSEDDVVRGMRANGLASAIAGMFAAFPFIAFMENVGLVILTGVRSRWVVAISGLLMCVVALVPKIGAVVASTPSAALGGAGIAMFGVVVAAGVQTLAKVDFERNRYNVLIVGFTIATALIPVMAPQVFKHMPDWTQPFLHSGVVLACLVSVVLNAVLNGAHEEEVVPAHNMVRE; encoded by the coding sequence ATGAACACCGCCCTACACCCCGTCGATCGAATCCTGCCGAAGCGCCAGATGATCACGCTGGGTTTGCAGCACATGCTGGTGGCTTATATCGGCGCTATTGCGGTGCCGCTAATCGTTGCGTCGGCCTTGAAGATGTCGCCGGCCGACACGACCGTGCTGATCAGCACGGCCCTGTTTTGCTCGGGCATCTCGACGATCCTGCAAACTGTCGGCTTCTGGAAGTTCGGCGTGCGTCTGCCGATTCTGCAAGGCGTCGCGTTCAGCAGCGTCGGCCCGGTGATCGCGATCGGCACGAGTCCCGGCGTCGGCTTTGCCGGCGTATGCGGCGCGGTGATCGGCGCGGGTCTCTTCACGATGTTCGCCGCGCCATTGGTCGGACGCTTACGACGATTTTTCCCGCCCGTGGTGACGGGCTGCATCGTAACCGTGATCGGCTTGCAGTTATTCCCTGTCGCGTATCAATGGGCGGGCGGCGGCGAGGCCGCGCAGCAGCAGTTCGGCGCGTTGCCCTTTCTCAGCGTCACGCTGTTCGTCGCGATCGTGATTCTCGGAATCAACCGCTTCGCCGGACCGTTCCTGCGCAATCTGTCGGTGCTGATCGGCTTGATCGCGGGCGGCATTCTGGCTTGTTCGCTCGGCATGGGCAACTTCGCGAGCGTAGGCGCCGCGCCGTGGTTCACGATGCCGCTGCCGTTCCACTTCGGCACGCCCGTGTTCTCGCTGGTCCCCGTGCTGACGATGATCGTTGTCATGGTCGTACAGATGGTCGAATCGATGGGCCTGTTCGTCGCGATCGGCGATATCGTCGATAAGGAAGTCAGCGAGGACGACGTCGTGCGAGGCATGCGCGCCAACGGTCTGGCGAGCGCGATTGCGGGCATGTTCGCGGCGTTTCCGTTCATCGCGTTCATGGAGAACGTCGGGCTCGTCATTCTGACGGGCGTACGCAGCCGTTGGGTGGTGGCGATCAGCGGTCTGCTGATGTGCGTGGTGGCGCTGGTGCCGAAGATCGGCGCGGTGGTGGCCTCGACGCCGTCGGCAGCGCTCGGCGGCGCCGGCATCGCGATGTTCGGCGTGGTGGTCGCAGCCGGCGTGCAGACGCTGGCGAAGGTGGACTTCGAGCGCAATCGCTACAACGTGCTGATCGTCGGTTTCACGATCGCCACGGCGCTGATTCCGGTCATGGCGCCGCAGGTTTTCAAACACATGCCCGACTGGACGCAACCGTTTCTGCATAGCGGCGTGGTACTGGCGTGCCTCGTCTCCGTCGTGCTGAACGCGGTGCTCAACGGCGCGCATGAAGAAGAAGTCGTGCCCGCCCACAACATGGTTCGCGAATAG
- a CDS encoding amidohydrolase family protein yields the protein MSMQTEALLIKNPVAVMSGMNGDRARLGQVDLRIRNGRIETIAANLTPRADERVIDARSCVVYPGWVNTHHHLFQNLLKAVPSGINADLQEWLAAVPYPRLARFTPDLARVAARLGMAELLLSGVTTCADHHYLYHAEGSTETGDLLFDEAASFGMRFVLCRGGALQAAGDHPGFSKLALKPETLDQMLADIERLKARYHDAGDASMRRVVVAPTTPTFSLPPELLPEVARAARRMGLRLHTHLSETTRYVDFCKERFNKLPVEFVADHEWLGPDVWFAHLVHLQPSEIALLAETGSGCSHCPVSNARLGSGIAPAPQMAAAGVPMSLAVDGVASNESGSMTNEAHFAWLVHRAAQGAAATTVEETIHWGSAGGAGVLGLDAVGTLEVGKAADFVLYDVRDLRFNGFHDLAVAPVTAGEPARVRYNVVNGRVVVDNGVIPGLDLDALRHEAGEGVKRLLAD from the coding sequence ATGAGCATGCAAACTGAAGCGTTGCTGATCAAGAACCCTGTCGCCGTGATGAGCGGCATGAACGGAGACCGCGCGCGTTTAGGCCAGGTCGATCTGCGAATCCGCAACGGCCGGATCGAGACCATCGCGGCGAATCTCACTCCTCGCGCCGACGAACGCGTGATCGACGCACGGTCCTGCGTCGTCTATCCGGGCTGGGTGAATACCCACCACCATCTGTTCCAGAACCTGCTGAAGGCGGTGCCGTCCGGCATCAATGCGGATTTGCAGGAATGGCTTGCCGCCGTGCCGTACCCACGCCTCGCGCGCTTCACGCCGGATCTGGCGCGCGTCGCCGCGCGTCTCGGCATGGCCGAACTGCTGCTCTCCGGCGTGACGACCTGCGCCGATCACCACTACCTCTATCACGCGGAAGGCAGCACCGAAACCGGCGATCTGCTGTTCGACGAAGCGGCGTCGTTCGGCATGCGCTTCGTGTTGTGCCGCGGTGGCGCTTTGCAGGCGGCAGGCGATCACCCCGGTTTTTCCAAGCTCGCGCTCAAACCGGAAACGCTCGATCAGATGTTGGCCGACATCGAGCGTTTGAAGGCGCGCTATCACGATGCGGGCGATGCTTCGATGCGCCGCGTCGTCGTCGCGCCCACCACGCCGACGTTCTCCCTGCCCCCCGAGTTGCTGCCGGAAGTCGCGCGGGCGGCTCGTCGGATGGGCCTGAGGTTGCATACGCATCTATCGGAGACGACCCGCTATGTCGACTTCTGCAAGGAGCGCTTCAACAAGCTACCGGTCGAGTTCGTCGCCGATCACGAATGGCTCGGCCCCGATGTGTGGTTCGCGCATCTGGTGCATCTGCAGCCCAGCGAGATCGCCCTGCTCGCGGAAACCGGCAGCGGTTGCTCGCATTGTCCGGTCAGCAATGCGCGACTCGGCAGCGGTATCGCCCCCGCGCCGCAAATGGCCGCTGCCGGCGTGCCGATGTCGCTGGCCGTGGACGGCGTGGCGTCGAACGAATCCGGCAGCATGACCAACGAAGCGCATTTCGCGTGGCTCGTTCATCGCGCGGCCCAGGGCGCGGCGGCCACCACGGTCGAAGAAACGATTCATTGGGGCAGCGCGGGCGGTGCGGGCGTGCTCGGTCTCGACGCGGTCGGTACGCTCGAAGTGGGCAAGGCGGCGGACTTCGTGCTCTACGACGTGAGGGATCTGCGCTTCAACGGTTTTCACGATCTGGCGGTGGCGCCCGTGACGGCGGGCGAACCGGCGCGTGTGCGCTACAACGTGGTGAACGGCCGCGTGGTGGTGGACAACGGCGTGATTCCGGGCCTCGATCTCGACGCGCTTCGCCATGAAGCCGGCGAGGGTGTGAAGCGGCTACTAGCCGATTGA